ATGAGTCCAGAATTGGAATTCGGCTCATTCGGTTTTTCGGTGGAGCTGCGCAGGTAACGAGACGAGCATTTGGCCCCTGACAGATTCAGGAGGTCACCATGGCACTCACGGAAATGGCGATTCGGCATGCTCGAGTCACCGCAAAGGAGTACACGCTCGCAGACAGTGACGGCTTGTTCCTCAATGTCACTGCCCAAGGCAGTAAGATCTGGCATTTCCGCTACTACTGGGAGGGCCGGCAGAAGCGCATGTCCTTCGGCAGTTACCCGCAGGTGGGGCTGCGTGACGCGCGAAAGCGGCGAGATGAGGCACGAGCGCTCCTAGCTCAGGGATGCAATCCCTGTGAACAGCGCAAGCAGCAGCGTGTAGCCGTGCGCCTTGCCAGTGATCAGACCTTCGATGCTGTCTTTGAGCAATGGATTGCCTTTCGTAGGCTTAGTCTCAAAGAAGGGCGACAAAGCACGCTGTCGCAGATCCTGCGCATTTTTGCGAAAGACATACAGCCCTACATTGGCGAACAATCGATCCATGAGATCAATCGGCATGTGCTTATGGATCTGCTCAGCCGTATCGAGTGCAGGAAGGCCTTCACTACGGCGGAGAAGTGCCGGACCTGGCTCAATCAGCTGTTCCGCTACGCATTGGTGCGAATAGCGGGCCTTGAGCACAATCCTGCCGCAGATCTCGATGTCGTGGCGGTGCCCAAGCCGCCGGTGGAGCACAATCCCTTCCTGCGCATGGAGGAGATTCCGCACTTCCTGGGCAAACTACGTGCGTGCCGCGGCTCGCAACAGACGCAACTCGGTATACGCCTGTTGTTGCTGACCGGAGTCCGTACCGGTGAGTTGCGTCTGGCGACTCCCGATCAGTTTGATCTAGAGCGCCGTCTTTGGACCATCCCGCCGGAGGTGGTCAAGCAGCTCCAGCTCAAGATGCGCAAAACGCGTCGTCAAACCGCCAAGGTGCCACCCTATATCGTTCCGCTCTCTATCCAAGCGACCGAAGTCGTGCGGCTGTTGCTGGATCAGGTGGTGCCGGCACAACGGCATCTACTCACCCATCGCAGCGATCTGAGCAAACGCATCAGCGAGAACACGCTGAACAGTGCGTTGCGACGTATGGGATTTGCTGACCGGCTTACGGGGCACGGTGTGAGGGCGAC
The sequence above is drawn from the Pseudomonas putida genome and encodes:
- a CDS encoding tyrosine-type recombinase/integrase, with product MALTEMAIRHARVTAKEYTLADSDGLFLNVTAQGSKIWHFRYYWEGRQKRMSFGSYPQVGLRDARKRRDEARALLAQGCNPCEQRKQQRVAVRLASDQTFDAVFEQWIAFRRLSLKEGRQSTLSQILRIFAKDIQPYIGEQSIHEINRHVLMDLLSRIECRKAFTTAEKCRTWLNQLFRYALVRIAGLEHNPAADLDVVAVPKPPVEHNPFLRMEEIPHFLGKLRACRGSQQTQLGIRLLLLTGVRTGELRLATPDQFDLERRLWTIPPEVVKQLQLKMRKTRRQTAKVPPYIVPLSIQATEVVRLLLDQVVPAQRHLLTHRSDLSKRISENTLNSALRRMGFADRLTGHGVRATISTALNEIGYPKIWIDAQLSHADPDKVSSAYNHAEYVEQRRTMMQDWANRLDLWMQGHAKAASSPLTIRLEGASQLSLGLQSLPLTPVRNVMKPQMPLVVEGSKVSADRFDTSEASGVRLVSDIQRERAEMLGIYEAATNLPLLSFARLAGKSRDQINRDIKARRLLSLSLGNRGQRIPDWQLDPLKHKLVLAIFKSLPQLEAWEVYRLLSEPHDRLRGRTPLDVVQPGNFESILSSLIRGRRSA